In Malania oleifera isolate guangnan ecotype guangnan chromosome 8, ASM2987363v1, whole genome shotgun sequence, a single window of DNA contains:
- the LOC131161493 gene encoding uncharacterized protein LOC131161493 isoform X2, with translation MQKRASQPCAPSTHADIVIEAEQISSDPAIHRLMRAALDLVHENGRRIPERRGRPDVPARGGRSAPVRGRHASSSRPGTPMSFLPVVQAEYLFGPSAPYAPSTAAHIVGPSSRPTDAPSDSAATPSMSLLLDDLFDGVEVDAPPRPPRSRPETSYHFSPRALRMADDDDAAPLGGEDSHPARRARTPDDVDEQGEGRRRRQPPRPRCGTE, from the exons ATGCAAAAGAG AGCTAGTCAACCATGCGCGCCCTCAACGCAT gctgacatagtcattgaggcagagCAGATCTCGTCAGATCCTGCGATCCACCGATTGATGCGTGCTGCACTGGACCTCGTCCACGAGAACGGTCGACGGATCCCAGAACGAAGAggtcgacctgatgtaccagcacgaggaggtcgatcagctccagtacgaggacgACATGCTTCCTCTAGTCGTCCAGGGACTCCCATGTCCTTCCTACCAGTCGTACAGGCCGAGTACTTGTTTGGCCCGTCAGCgccttatgcgccttccactgcagCTCATATTGTCGGACCATCGAGCAGACCGACTGATGCCCCATCCGactctgctgctaccccatccatgtcattattattggacgatcttttcgatggggtagaggtcgatgcaccccctaggccgcctcgttctcgtcccgagacatcgtatcatttctcaccgcgtgcgctacgcatggctgatgatgatgatgcagcacCTCTTGGGGGAGAGGATTCACATCCAGCACGACGGGCCAGGACACCTGATGATGTTGACGagcagggagagggtagacgcagacggcagccaccacgacctcgctgcggcacggAGTAG
- the LOC131161493 gene encoding uncharacterized protein LOC131161493 isoform X1: MRQFGFRQVIPVPFMTSGVDIVGNDLHGMDGRGQGFTDWSSTHAIFVTAWEHRRDYIVRGVAEHSPMRLDDPYFTWYRSITRRFVDRTAAVYLSLADIVIEAEQISSDPAIHRLMRAALDLVHENGRRIPERRGRPDVPARGGRSAPVRGRHASSSRPGTPMSFLPVVQAEYLFGPSAPYAPSTAAHIVGPSSRPTDAPSDSAATPSMSLLLDDLFDGVEVDAPPRPPRSRPETSYHFSPRALRMADDDDAAPLGGEDSHPARRARTPDDVDEQGEGRRRRQPPRPRCGTE, encoded by the exons ATGCGACAGTTCGGGTTTCGACAGGTTATTCCCGTCCCATTTATGACTTcgggggtagatattgttgggAACGATCTCCACGGCATGGATGGACGCGGTCAAGGGTTCACAGACTGGTCGAGTACGCACGCGATATTCGTCACTGCGTGGGAGCATCGGCGAGACTACATCGTACGAGGAGTGGCGGAGCACAGTCCGATGcgtctagatgacccatacttcacttggtataggtctatcacacgccgcttcgtcgacaggaccgcagctgtatatttgagcctc gctgacatagtcattgaggcagagCAGATCTCGTCAGATCCTGCGATCCACCGATTGATGCGTGCTGCACTGGACCTCGTCCACGAGAACGGTCGACGGATCCCAGAACGAAGAggtcgacctgatgtaccagcacgaggaggtcgatcagctccagtacgaggacgACATGCTTCCTCTAGTCGTCCAGGGACTCCCATGTCCTTCCTACCAGTCGTACAGGCCGAGTACTTGTTTGGCCCGTCAGCgccttatgcgccttccactgcagCTCATATTGTCGGACCATCGAGCAGACCGACTGATGCCCCATCCGactctgctgctaccccatccatgtcattattattggacgatcttttcgatggggtagaggtcgatgcaccccctaggccgcctcgttctcgtcccgagacatcgtatcatttctcaccgcgtgcgctacgcatggctgatgatgatgatgcagcacCTCTTGGGGGAGAGGATTCACATCCAGCACGACGGGCCAGGACACCTGATGATGTTGACGagcagggagagggtagacgcagacggcagccaccacgacctcgctgcggcacggAGTAG